A genomic stretch from Lysobacter ciconiae includes:
- the rnk gene encoding nucleoside diphosphate kinase regulator, whose product MHATSVPPLLVSRLDCERLESLLEQPLAKGLNTEPLRRELDRAELLEPKEMPDDVITMNSTARFRDVNSGAERELTLVYPKDADGSPEKVSILAPVGSALLGLHVGAVIDWPVPGGRTITLEVLSIRYQPESSGELHR is encoded by the coding sequence ATGCACGCTACCTCCGTCCCGCCGCTGTTGGTCTCCCGCCTTGATTGCGAGCGACTGGAGTCGCTGCTTGAGCAGCCGCTCGCCAAGGGCCTCAACACCGAGCCGCTGCGCCGCGAGCTTGATCGCGCCGAGCTGCTCGAGCCCAAGGAAATGCCGGACGACGTCATCACGATGAACTCCACCGCGCGCTTCCGCGACGTCAACAGCGGCGCCGAGCGCGAGCTGACCCTCGTCTACCCCAAGGATGCCGACGGCAGCCCGGAGAAGGTGTCGATCCTGGCCCCGGTTGGCAGTGCCCTGCTGGGCCTGCACGTCGGCGCGGTGATCGACTGGCCGGTGCCGGGCGGGCGCACGATCACCCTGGAAGTGCTGTCGATCCGCTACCAGCCCGAGTCGTCGGGCGAGCTGCACCGCTGA
- a CDS encoding PH domain-containing protein: MGLLDGLLGNASKIDNAAIEQELAEVLAPGEAVEHVYKLIRDYFVFTNKRLVMVDKQGLTGSKVEYHSIPYKSITHFSVETAGSFDLDAELKIWISGTATPVQKTFNKKLSIYEVQAVLAGYVLG, translated from the coding sequence ATGGGACTTCTCGATGGCCTGCTCGGCAACGCATCCAAGATCGACAATGCCGCGATCGAACAGGAGTTGGCGGAGGTGCTCGCGCCAGGCGAGGCGGTGGAGCACGTCTACAAGCTCATCCGCGACTACTTTGTCTTCACCAACAAGCGGCTGGTCATGGTGGACAAGCAGGGACTGACCGGCAGCAAGGTCGAATACCACTCGATCCCGTACAAAAGTATCACCCACTTCAGCGTCGAGACCGCAGGCAGCTTCGATCTGGATGCGGAGCTGAAGATCTGGATTTCGGGGACGGCAACACCGGTGCAGAAAACCTTCAACAAGAAGCTGAGCATCTACGAGGTCCAGGCGGTGCTAGCGGGATATGTGCTCGGTTGA
- the rnr gene encoding ribonuclease R gives MNKPPSKRGRKPSKSTGKAGTPKSAAGAAGGKPKGKKPGWLPDAPRGGPKPPLAPLHPDTGKDGKLADPFAAREAARYDQPIASREMILQLLAAADGPMDAEALATKLALTEPDRFDAMTARLRAMVRDGQVLQNRRGGFVPAQQLDLVAGTVIANPDGYGFLRPDAGGDDMFLPPYEMRKVMHGDRVLAGLTGMDNRGRQEGTILEVLERRMSRMIGRFIVDDGICYVEPDDRRVQRNILIPPEGRGDAQPGNLVVCELTRAPDARRPPMGRILTVLGEKLTASLAVQAAIHGHNIPHEFAPEVLDEAGAIPVEVQAEETANRVDLRAFPLVTIDGEDAKDFDDAVWCEPNRDGFRLIVAIADVSHYVRPGRPLDEEAQNRATSVYFPGFVVPMLPEVLSNGICSLKPKVDRLCFVCDMQVDRMGQVTESKFYEAVMRSHARLTYNQVWNAIGDGIEDEAREEAQQQVGELLPNLQRLHQLYQVLAKARSKRGAIEFESSEVRFVLGERGEVIQAGMLVRNDAHKLIEECMIAANVEAAKFLIEAEVVAPYRTHDRPPEQKYEDLLEFLKEFQLRMPPWSKVQPRDYTQLLRNTRERAEAPLIESVLLRSQSLAVYQPENIGHFGLALEAYAHFTSPIRRYPDLLVHRAIKHALSGAAPEKYRYSPSDMAQLSLQSSERGRRADEASREVDDRYRAAWMEQHVGSEFDGVISGVTSFGLFVELDQSKVNGLVHVTQLPNDYYRFDPIRKTLTGDKTGREYRLGDRVSIIVMKASLEERKIDFRLAGDGKPRKPGEEAEAQGDAQADAPGKKPAPKGRKKKS, from the coding sequence ATGAACAAGCCCCCCAGCAAGCGCGGCCGCAAGCCGTCCAAATCGACCGGCAAGGCCGGAACCCCGAAATCCGCGGCAGGCGCCGCAGGCGGCAAGCCGAAGGGCAAGAAGCCCGGCTGGCTGCCCGACGCACCGCGCGGCGGTCCCAAACCGCCGCTGGCGCCGCTGCACCCTGACACGGGCAAGGACGGCAAGCTGGCCGATCCGTTTGCCGCCCGCGAGGCCGCGCGCTACGACCAGCCCATCGCCAGCCGCGAAATGATCCTGCAGTTGCTGGCCGCCGCCGACGGTCCGATGGACGCCGAGGCGCTGGCGACCAAGCTCGCCCTGACCGAGCCCGACCGCTTCGATGCGATGACCGCCCGCCTGCGCGCGATGGTGCGCGACGGCCAGGTGCTGCAGAACCGGCGCGGCGGCTTCGTCCCCGCCCAGCAGCTCGACCTCGTCGCCGGCACCGTAATCGCCAACCCGGACGGCTACGGCTTCCTGCGTCCGGATGCCGGCGGCGATGACATGTTCCTGCCGCCCTACGAGATGCGGAAGGTCATGCACGGCGACCGCGTCCTCGCCGGCCTCACCGGCATGGACAACCGCGGCCGCCAGGAAGGCACGATCCTGGAGGTGCTCGAGCGCCGGATGAGCCGGATGATCGGCCGCTTCATCGTCGATGACGGCATCTGCTACGTGGAGCCCGACGACCGCCGCGTCCAGCGCAACATCCTGATTCCGCCCGAGGGTCGCGGCGACGCGCAGCCGGGCAACCTGGTGGTGTGCGAGCTGACCCGTGCGCCCGACGCGCGCCGCCCGCCGATGGGCCGCATCCTGACCGTGCTGGGCGAGAAGCTGACCGCCTCGCTGGCGGTGCAGGCCGCGATCCACGGCCACAACATCCCGCATGAATTCGCCCCGGAGGTGCTGGACGAGGCGGGGGCGATCCCGGTCGAGGTGCAGGCCGAGGAGACCGCGAACCGCGTGGACCTGCGCGCGTTCCCGCTGGTCACCATCGATGGCGAGGACGCCAAGGATTTCGATGACGCGGTGTGGTGCGAACCCAACCGCGACGGTTTCCGGTTGATCGTCGCCATCGCCGACGTGTCCCATTACGTGCGCCCCGGCCGGCCGCTGGACGAGGAGGCGCAGAACCGCGCCACCTCGGTCTACTTCCCCGGTTTCGTGGTGCCGATGCTGCCCGAGGTGCTGTCCAACGGCATCTGCTCGCTCAAGCCCAAGGTCGACCGCCTGTGCTTCGTCTGCGACATGCAGGTGGACCGCATGGGCCAGGTGACCGAGTCGAAGTTCTACGAAGCGGTGATGCGCTCGCACGCCCGCCTGACCTACAACCAGGTCTGGAACGCGATCGGCGATGGCATCGAGGATGAGGCGCGCGAGGAAGCGCAGCAGCAGGTCGGCGAATTGCTGCCCAACCTGCAGCGCCTGCACCAGCTCTACCAGGTGCTGGCCAAGGCGCGCTCCAAGCGCGGCGCGATCGAGTTTGAATCAAGCGAAGTGCGCTTTGTCCTCGGCGAGCGCGGCGAAGTCATCCAGGCCGGCATGCTGGTGCGCAACGACGCCCACAAGCTGATCGAGGAATGCATGATCGCGGCCAACGTGGAGGCCGCGAAGTTCCTCATCGAGGCCGAAGTGGTCGCCCCCTACCGCACCCACGACCGCCCGCCGGAGCAGAAGTACGAAGACCTGCTGGAGTTCCTCAAGGAGTTCCAGCTGCGCATGCCGCCGTGGTCGAAGGTGCAGCCGCGCGACTACACCCAGCTGCTGCGCAACACCCGCGAGCGCGCCGAGGCGCCGCTGATCGAATCCGTCCTGCTGCGCAGCCAGAGCCTGGCCGTGTACCAGCCGGAAAACATCGGCCACTTCGGCCTGGCGCTGGAGGCGTACGCCCACTTCACCTCGCCGATCCGGCGCTACCCCGACCTGCTGGTGCACCGCGCGATCAAGCACGCACTCAGCGGCGCGGCGCCGGAGAAATACCGCTACTCGCCCAGCGACATGGCCCAGCTGTCCCTGCAGAGCTCCGAGCGCGGCCGCCGTGCCGACGAGGCCTCGCGCGAGGTCGATGACCGCTACCGCGCCGCGTGGATGGAGCAGCACGTGGGCAGCGAGTTCGACGGCGTGATCAGCGGCGTCACCAGCTTTGGCCTGTTCGTCGAGCTGGACCAGTCCAAGGTCAACGGCCTGGTACACGTGACCCAGTTGCCCAACGACTACTACCGCTTCGACCCGATTCGCAAGACGCTCACCGGCGACAAGACCGGCCGCGAATACCGCCTGGGCGACCGCGTCAGCATCATCGTGATGAAGGCCAGCCTGGAGGAGCGCAAGATCGACTTCCGCCTGGCCGGCGACGGCAAGCCGCGCAAACCGGGCGAAGAGGCGGAAGCGCAGGGCGATGCGCAGGCCGACGCACCCGGCAAGAAGCCCGCGCCCAAGGGCCGCAAGAAGAAAAGCTGA
- a CDS encoding HAD family hydrolase, with translation MTQNYMFERPRNGSILPLAPKNMSLALFDFDGTITTHETMPEFLRRSISRRRLFLGWLLLAPLVLGYKWRVISGTLVRRAIVRIGYSGVAASAVVTSGRDFAESYLPKVLRPEAIQRIAWHLTQGHEVVVVSGGLDVYLAPWCEAQGLELLCSSLQRRNGVLTGYYEGQQCVLAEKARRVRERYDLHKFTEVYAYGDTFEDRDLLGIATRKYYQWQEVGAAGGR, from the coding sequence ATGACGCAGAACTACATGTTCGAGCGGCCGCGAAACGGCTCAATTCTGCCGCTAGCCCCCAAAAACATGTCTCTCGCACTCTTTGACTTCGATGGAACGATAACCACGCACGAGACAATGCCGGAGTTCCTTCGTCGGTCAATCTCGCGTCGGCGATTATTCTTGGGGTGGCTGCTGTTGGCGCCACTGGTGCTCGGATACAAGTGGCGGGTCATCTCCGGGACCCTTGTTCGCCGCGCCATTGTTCGCATTGGATACAGCGGCGTCGCGGCCTCGGCAGTGGTGACTTCTGGCCGCGACTTCGCCGAGAGCTACCTGCCAAAGGTTTTGCGGCCTGAGGCGATACAACGCATCGCTTGGCATCTAACACAGGGCCATGAGGTTGTCGTGGTTTCCGGTGGCCTCGACGTGTACTTGGCGCCTTGGTGCGAAGCACAGGGCCTCGAGCTGCTCTGCTCATCTTTGCAGCGCCGCAATGGCGTTCTTACCGGCTACTACGAGGGGCAGCAATGCGTTCTGGCGGAGAAGGCCCGCCGGGTGCGCGAGCGCTATGACTTGCACAAGTTCACAGAGGTCTACGCTTACGGGGACACCTTTGAGGATCGGGACCTGCTCGGCATCGCCACCAGGAAGTACTATCAGTGGCAAGAAGTAGGAGCCGCAGGCGGGCGCTAA
- a CDS encoding ArnT family glycosyltransferase: protein MHLPRLSPPHSVWWILLLGALALAAGLGLRDPSPPDEPRFVLAAQAMVESGQWAIPHRGVEPYAHKPAPFMWLQALAYTVVGNWRVAFLLPSLLAALGTLWLTIDLATRLWDRRTGLLAGWALLACLQFGLQAKRGQIDMVLVFWTTLSLWALSRHLLRGPDWRALALGGLAAGIGTVTKGVGFLPLLILLPWCLARRRGMQLPMDGYRDRRWWWLPAGFLIGVGVWLVPMLWTVARSTDPALHAYAAEILLKQTGTRYANAWHHVKPAWYYLQVIATLWLPGALLLPWLVPQWWRRIRAGDARVLLLVGWAVLVLLFFTASPGKREVYLFPALPALCVAAASLLPALLERAWVRRVLLGYVVVLASAALVLAAGGLSGTGWLDGVASERALDAATVRSLLLWTGMLGLGGLALAAWGRTARAGVVAVAFNLLLWTVYGLGLAPALDASSSARELMQQVRTRIGPEATLGLVGWREQHLLQATGPVTEFGFSRDERLQWRDGVAWLAQDPSRRWLFALKEAAESCVDPAQLIELGRSSRRDWVLVPGDAYVTGCVPPLPEDLHVSAAAAPD from the coding sequence ATGCACCTTCCGCGCCTTAGCCCCCCGCACTCCGTCTGGTGGATCTTGTTGTTGGGCGCGCTGGCGCTCGCGGCGGGGCTCGGCCTTCGCGACCCCTCGCCACCCGACGAGCCGCGCTTCGTGCTCGCCGCGCAGGCCATGGTCGAAAGCGGGCAATGGGCGATCCCGCACCGCGGCGTCGAGCCCTACGCACACAAGCCGGCGCCCTTCATGTGGCTGCAGGCGCTCGCCTACACCGTGGTCGGCAACTGGCGCGTCGCCTTCCTGCTGCCCTCGCTGCTCGCCGCGCTCGGCACGCTGTGGCTGACCATCGACCTGGCGACGCGCCTGTGGGATCGTCGCACGGGCCTGCTTGCGGGCTGGGCGCTGCTCGCCTGCCTGCAATTCGGGCTGCAGGCGAAACGCGGCCAGATCGACATGGTGCTGGTCTTCTGGACGACGCTGTCGCTGTGGGCGTTGTCACGCCACCTGCTGCGCGGGCCGGATTGGCGCGCGTTGGCGCTGGGCGGCCTGGCTGCCGGCATCGGCACGGTGACCAAAGGGGTCGGCTTCCTGCCGCTGCTGATCCTGCTGCCGTGGTGCCTGGCGCGCCGGCGCGGGATGCAGCTGCCGATGGACGGCTACCGCGACCGGCGCTGGTGGTGGCTTCCGGCCGGGTTCCTGATCGGCGTCGGCGTCTGGCTGGTGCCGATGCTGTGGACGGTGGCCCGCAGCACCGACCCGGCGCTGCACGCCTACGCTGCCGAGATCCTGCTGAAGCAGACCGGCACCCGCTACGCCAATGCCTGGCACCACGTAAAGCCGGCCTGGTACTACCTGCAGGTGATCGCGACCCTGTGGCTGCCGGGCGCCCTGCTGCTGCCCTGGCTGGTGCCGCAATGGTGGCGCCGGATCCGCGCCGGCGACGCGCGCGTGCTCCTGCTGGTCGGCTGGGCGGTGCTGGTGCTGCTGTTCTTCACCGCCAGCCCGGGCAAGCGCGAGGTGTACCTGTTCCCCGCCCTGCCCGCGCTGTGCGTTGCCGCGGCATCGCTGCTGCCCGCGCTGCTGGAACGGGCGTGGGTGCGCCGGGTGCTGCTGGGCTACGTGGTCGTGCTGGCGTCCGCGGCGCTGGTGCTGGCGGCCGGCGGACTGTCCGGAACCGGTTGGCTGGATGGCGTGGCCAGCGAACGTGCACTGGATGCCGCGACGGTCCGCTCGCTGCTGCTCTGGACCGGCATGCTGGGTCTGGGAGGCCTCGCGCTGGCAGCCTGGGGACGCACCGCGCGCGCCGGCGTGGTCGCGGTCGCCTTCAACCTGCTGTTGTGGACGGTGTACGGCCTGGGACTTGCGCCGGCGCTGGACGCCAGCAGTTCGGCCCGGGAATTGATGCAACAGGTGCGCACGCGGATCGGCCCGGAGGCGACACTGGGCCTGGTCGGCTGGCGCGAACAGCACCTGCTCCAGGCCACCGGTCCGGTTACCGAGTTCGGCTTCTCGCGCGACGAACGCCTGCAGTGGCGCGATGGCGTGGCCTGGCTGGCGCAGGATCCATCCCGTCGCTGGCTGTTCGCGCTGAAGGAGGCGGCGGAGAGCTGCGTCGATCCCGCGCAGTTGATCGAGCTGGGGCGTTCCAGCCGCCGCGACTGGGTGCTGGTGCCCGGCGACGCGTACGTGACCGGCTGCGTGCCGCCGCTGCCGGAGGACCTGCACGTTTCAGCGGCCGCCGCTCCGGACTGA
- a CDS encoding PepSY domain-containing protein — translation MLKSTVFCAGLIFAGSVGAQAANLTQADAQAKLTEAGYQEVRDVEMDDGFWEADARRADGTWVDVRVHPVSGKVYAEDTTPKLDAEAISKKLKAAGYTNVRDIDFDDGVWEVDARNKAGAKVDLAVDPDDGSVLSEREDH, via the coding sequence ATGCTCAAGTCCACTGTTTTCTGCGCCGGCCTGATTTTTGCCGGGAGCGTAGGCGCGCAAGCCGCAAATCTCACCCAGGCGGACGCCCAGGCAAAGCTCACCGAGGCCGGCTATCAGGAGGTTCGCGACGTTGAAATGGACGACGGGTTCTGGGAGGCGGATGCGCGGCGCGCCGATGGCACCTGGGTGGATGTTCGCGTGCATCCGGTGAGCGGCAAGGTCTATGCCGAAGACACCACCCCCAAGCTGGACGCGGAAGCTATCAGCAAAAAGCTCAAGGCCGCGGGATACACCAACGTGCGCGATATCGATTTCGATGACGGTGTCTGGGAGGTGGACGCGCGGAACAAGGCTGGCGCCAAGGTGGATCTGGCAGTGGATCCGGATGACGGGTCGGTGTTGTCGGAACGAGAGGATCACTGA
- a CDS encoding HIT family protein, producing MSSCIFCEILSGRSAASIIYRDDTCTALLTIEPVNEGHALVIPNAHHVNIFDLPPSTAGHMFKVAQQIAQSYGNTDIRCDGVNIVMCNGAAASQTVFHAHIHVNPRHVGDGFSWNLPPGFDDPASRDELNRVAAKLARVLGAAT from the coding sequence ATGTCTAGCTGCATATTTTGCGAAATCCTTTCCGGAAGGTCTGCGGCGAGCATCATCTACCGCGACGACACGTGCACCGCATTGCTGACGATCGAGCCCGTGAACGAAGGCCATGCTTTGGTCATCCCCAACGCGCACCACGTGAACATCTTCGACCTGCCACCCTCGACGGCGGGCCACATGTTCAAGGTCGCTCAGCAGATTGCCCAGTCATATGGCAATACCGATATCCGTTGCGATGGCGTCAACATCGTGATGTGCAACGGCGCTGCCGCATCGCAGACCGTTTTCCATGCCCATATTCATGTGAACCCGAGGCACGTGGGGGACGGTTTCAGCTGGAATCTTCCGCCGGGATTCGACGACCCGGCAAGCAGGGATGAGCTCAACCGGGTAGCCGCCAAGCTGGCGCGGGTGTTGGGTGCGGCAACCTAG
- a CDS encoding phospholipase D family protein, producing MAKFLNTSATNYFLEELIKDAKDRLILISPYLKLNDRIKELLADKNRLKIDVRIVYGKSELQPLEISWLREQTYIRTSFCKNLHAKCYLNEELCIITSLNLYEFSQVNNNEMGILIRRSEDAELYREAYEEAQRIIRISDEVRISMERVATPPEEKPAEAEQAADAVSDQDGADDVGKLTSSKLARKLGLKTGDFLDRMVAKGHLELKDGKQVLTDAGKAAGGELRVSPRFGAYFLWPEATDA from the coding sequence ATGGCCAAGTTTCTCAACACCAGCGCAACCAATTACTTCCTTGAAGAGCTCATCAAGGACGCCAAGGACCGGCTGATCCTCATCAGCCCGTATCTGAAACTCAACGACCGCATCAAGGAACTGCTGGCCGACAAGAACCGGCTCAAGATCGACGTGCGCATTGTTTACGGAAAGAGCGAGTTGCAGCCGCTGGAGATCAGCTGGTTGCGCGAGCAGACCTATATCCGCACCAGCTTCTGCAAGAACCTGCACGCCAAGTGCTACCTCAATGAGGAGCTGTGCATCATCACCAGCCTCAACCTCTACGAGTTCAGCCAGGTCAACAACAACGAGATGGGCATCCTGATCCGCCGCTCGGAGGACGCAGAGCTGTATCGCGAGGCGTATGAGGAAGCCCAGCGAATCATCCGCATCAGCGACGAGGTGCGTATCTCGATGGAGCGGGTGGCGACCCCGCCCGAAGAAAAGCCGGCGGAAGCGGAGCAGGCCGCTGACGCGGTGTCCGATCAGGACGGCGCCGACGACGTCGGCAAGCTGACCAGTTCAAAGCTGGCCCGCAAGCTCGGCCTCAAGACCGGCGACTTCCTCGACCGCATGGTCGCCAAAGGCCACCTGGAGCTGAAGGACGGCAAGCAGGTGCTGACCGATGCCGGCAAGGCCGCCGGAGGCGAGCTCCGCGTGAGTCCCCGATTCGGCGCGTACTTCCTCTGGCCAGAAGCGACGGACGCCTGA
- a CDS encoding lipid-A-disaccharide synthase N-terminal domain-containing protein: protein MNTLTTWLVVGFVGQALFASRFIFQWLASERAQRSVVPTAFWYLSLGGSTVLLAYAIHRADPVFIVGQSTGLFIYLRNLHLIRRGKLSADTGDA, encoded by the coding sequence ATGAACACCCTCACCACGTGGCTGGTCGTGGGATTCGTCGGCCAGGCGCTGTTCGCGTCGCGCTTCATCTTCCAGTGGCTGGCCTCCGAGCGCGCGCAGCGCAGCGTGGTGCCGACCGCGTTCTGGTACCTCAGCCTGGGCGGCAGCACGGTCCTGTTGGCGTACGCCATTCACCGCGCCGACCCGGTGTTCATCGTCGGCCAGTCCACCGGGCTGTTCATCTACCTGCGCAACCTGCACCTGATCCGGCGCGGCAAGTTGAGCGCGGACACCGGCGACGCCTGA
- a CDS encoding DmpA family aminopeptidase, which translates to MLVRLLVVALLWAACTPVLAQKKNLRDHGIEVGVLAPGQWNAITDVPGVAVGHTTLLRGKNIRTGVTAVLPHAGNIFQDKVPAAVYVGNGFGKLAGSTQVAELGALETPIILTNTLGVPVAADALIDHAFSYAENADVGSVNPVVGETNDGYLNDIRGRHVTKRDVLAAIKSAARGHVAQGNVGAGTGTVAFGFKGGIGTSSRKLPGNLGGHTVGVLVQTNFGGVLSVDGVSIGKALGKHYLSDALNDSPDGSCMIIVATDAPLDARNLERLAKRAMLGLARTGGIASNGSGDYVIAFTAKESVRVPHDADSPTRQLTVLRNDAMSPLFMAAIEATEEAILNSLFQAETTVGRDGHEVKALPVDEVLGIMEARGYRVLR; encoded by the coding sequence ATGCTTGTACGCCTGCTCGTCGTCGCCCTGCTGTGGGCCGCCTGCACACCTGTACTCGCGCAGAAGAAAAACCTGCGCGATCACGGCATCGAAGTGGGCGTGCTGGCGCCCGGCCAGTGGAACGCGATCACCGATGTGCCGGGCGTTGCGGTCGGCCATACAACGCTGCTACGTGGGAAGAACATCCGCACCGGCGTCACCGCGGTACTGCCGCATGCCGGCAATATCTTCCAGGACAAGGTCCCGGCCGCGGTGTACGTGGGCAACGGTTTCGGCAAGCTGGCCGGCTCCACCCAGGTCGCCGAGCTCGGCGCGCTGGAGACGCCGATCATCCTGACCAACACTCTTGGCGTGCCGGTCGCGGCAGACGCGCTGATCGACCACGCCTTCTCCTATGCCGAGAATGCTGACGTCGGCTCGGTCAACCCGGTGGTCGGGGAAACCAACGACGGTTACCTCAACGACATCCGCGGCCGCCATGTCACCAAGCGCGACGTGCTGGCGGCGATCAAATCGGCCGCTCGCGGCCACGTCGCCCAGGGCAATGTCGGTGCCGGCACCGGCACGGTCGCATTTGGCTTCAAGGGCGGCATCGGCACGTCCTCGCGCAAGCTGCCCGGCAACCTGGGCGGGCATACGGTGGGCGTGCTGGTGCAGACCAACTTCGGCGGCGTGCTGAGCGTGGACGGCGTGTCGATCGGCAAGGCGCTCGGCAAGCACTATCTGAGCGACGCGCTCAACGACTCGCCCGACGGCTCGTGCATGATCATCGTCGCCACCGACGCGCCGCTGGACGCCCGCAACCTGGAGCGGCTGGCCAAGCGCGCCATGCTCGGCCTGGCCCGGACCGGCGGCATCGCCTCCAACGGCAGCGGCGACTATGTGATCGCGTTCACGGCCAAAGAGTCGGTGCGTGTGCCGCATGACGCCGACAGCCCGACCCGGCAGCTGACCGTGCTGCGCAACGACGCCATGTCGCCGTTGTTCATGGCCGCCATCGAGGCGACCGAGGAAGCCATCCTCAACTCGCTTTTCCAGGCCGAAACAACCGTCGGCCGCGATGGCCACGAGGTCAAAGCGCTGCCGGTGGATGAGGTGCTGGGGATCATGGAGGCGCGGGGGTATCGGGTTTTGCGTTGA